GTCTCTCGACTTCATCCCAGAGCTCGAGGCACTCGAGGTATTCCCTATGGATCCGGTCCGCCAGGGGGAATTCGTCGCGAATGTGTTCAGCATCCGGATCGACACGGACCAGGCGGCTGGCTTTCTTCCGACGTCTCCACTCCTTGCATCGGTTGACGACGATTCTGTGCAGCCAGCTTCCGAAGATGGCGGGGTCCTTCAACTGCGACAGCTTGCAGTAGGCGGCCACAAAGGCATCCTGTACCACGTCCTCCGCGTCCGTTCTGTCTCGAAGGAAACCCATGGCCACGGCGAATGCGGCGTTCTGGTACCGCCGGACCAGCGGCTCGAAGGCGTCGGCGTTTCCCTGCAGGCACAGGCGTATGTTGTGCGTGTCGTCTTGTGTAAAGGTCGTCATAAGGTTGTCTCGTGAAACCTGATGAAGCGGATTGTTACGTAGTATAGGACGACTTTGCGGCTTCAAAGATCAAAAACAAAATCGTGTAAGTGCATCATGCCGTTGAATTGAGTTAATGAAAAAGACGGCCGAATTTCCACAGACAAAAGGAGCCCGATCCTCCTCACCGAATCATTGACACCGGCCCCGTTACCCTTATATTCAATATTAGAAGTATTACATATACAACCGAAGCTTGGTTTGAACCTGGCCTCATTCAAAATCCAACCTGTACGGGAGTAGATATGGCCTTCCTGGAAGCCGGGGTCGCGGCCCCGGAAGTGACCTTGGAAGACGCGGACGGTAAGACGCTGTCGCTGGGCGACCAGGCGAACGGCGGCTGGCTGCTGGCGGTCTTCTACAAGGTAGGCTGCGGGACCTGCAAGTTCAGCGCCCCCTATTTCGAAAAGATCCACCAGGCCTACGGCGGAAACGGGGGATTCCGGGTGCTGGGCGTCTCGCAGGACACGCCGGAGGACACGCAGGCGTTCATGGACGAACACGGCGCGTCCTTTTCCAACGTGTACGACACGACCCACTGGGCCTCCGCGGACTTCGGCCTGTCGAACGTGCCGACCTGGTTTCTCATGGACGAAGGCGGCGGCATACTCGACAGCAACACGGGCTTTTGCCGGACCGACCTCAACGAGCTGTCGGAGACCATCGCGGCCCATCTCGGCGAGGAGGCCGTGGTCATTTCGCCGGGGGACGACGGCGCGCCCGAACTGAAGCCTGGATGAGGCTCGAAACAACCGGTCGGGCCTCGACCGTAACCCGGATAACTAAGAGCAAGTAAAGTACCTGACATCCATGGCGGCCGCTTCGGCGCGGAACGACTGTTCACGACGCCGGAGGGTCGCTTTTTGTTCCTGTAGCGCGGACCGCGCCCACAGAATACCGGCGAACGGAACTCCATGTCGGCCGCGGCGACGCGGAATCAGGCGCATCGTCGCTGAACTAATGACAGACCCATGAGCGAAACGACCACATCCCACGTGCCCAAGCCCCCGTGGCTCAAGGTGCGCCTGAAGCAGGGGCCGAATTTCCGGGAATTGAAGCGGCTGGTCGAGGAAGACCGGCTCCACACCATCTGCGAGAGCGCCCAGTGTCCGAACATCTGGGAATGCTGGGAGCAGCGCACCGCCACCTTCATGATCCTGGGCGATATCTGCACGCGCAGCTGCGGGTTCTGCGCGGTGAAGACGGGCCGGCCGGACAAGGGGCTGGACTGGGACGAGCCCGAGCGCGTGGCCGGAGCCGTGGAGAAGCTGGGTCTGCGGTTCGCCGTGATCACGTCGGTGAACCGGGACGAGCGGGCCGACGGTGGCGCACCGATCTTCGCGGAGACGATCCGGGCCATACGCCGCCGGTGCCCGGGCGTGGGCGTGGAGGTGCTTATCCCGGACTTCAAGGGCTCGGAAGCCGCGCTTCAGACCGTGCTGGACGCCCGTCCCGACCTGCTGAACCACAACCTGGAGACCGTGCCGGAGCTCTACCGGACCGTGCGGCCCCAGGCGCGGTACGACCAGTCGCTTGAGTTGCTCGAGCGCGCTAAGGCCCGCGGCGCGAAGACCAAGACGGGCATCATGGTTGGGCTTGGCGAGACCGATGAAGCCGTCCATGCCCTGATGCGCGACGTGGCCGGGGTGAACTGCGACATCCTCACGGTGGGACAGTACCTGCAGCCGACGAAGAAGCATCTGCCGGTGCGCAAGCATTATCATCCGGACGAATTCGCCCGTTTCAAGGAACTGGGCGAGACGTACGGCATCCCCCACGTGGAGTCGGGCCCCCTGGTCCGCAGCTCCTACCACGCGGCCGACCAGGCGGACAGTGTCGGCGGCGGACAGCCCGCAAACGGGAATGGCGCGCACACGGCCCCGGGCGGCGGAAGCGAGGTCGGCGGCCCGCACCCGGCGAACGGCGACGGAAGCGATGCGGCCCCAGGCAACGGACTGCTGACCATCGAACCGCTCGGAACATCGCCCGGATAGATCCTTCCGGCGCGGTCGTAAAAAGGCAGGCGGCTGATCCGTTATCCCGGTACGAATCGGCCCCGTCTGCCCGAGCCCGAACGCCCCCTGATCCGCTCGCTTGAAGCCGCCGAATCGGGTTCCGCAACAGGTTGTACAACGCCTGTTTGGTCAACAGGAAGAAAAATAAAGAAACCTGTTGACTTCAATTGCCCGGCTGTGTATCTTGCGCGGGTTGCGGTAAGATTACGCTCTTTGAAAACATGGCAGCGTGCATGTCCTTAAGTCGTCTGGCAAGGGCTCTCCGGACTCGTCCGGGGAGTTCACACAGATGCAAGTTAAGATTGGACTTTTCTTTTATGGAGAGTTTGATCCTGGCTCAGAACTAACGCTGGCGGCGTGTCTTAGTCATGCAAGTC
This genomic window from Gemmatimonadota bacterium contains:
- a CDS encoding TlpA disulfide reductase family protein; this encodes MAFLEAGVAAPEVTLEDADGKTLSLGDQANGGWLLAVFYKVGCGTCKFSAPYFEKIHQAYGGNGGFRVLGVSQDTPEDTQAFMDEHGASFSNVYDTTHWASADFGLSNVPTWFLMDEGGGILDSNTGFCRTDLNELSETIAAHLGEEAVVISPGDDGAPELKPG
- the lipA gene encoding lipoyl synthase, translating into MSETTTSHVPKPPWLKVRLKQGPNFRELKRLVEEDRLHTICESAQCPNIWECWEQRTATFMILGDICTRSCGFCAVKTGRPDKGLDWDEPERVAGAVEKLGLRFAVITSVNRDERADGGAPIFAETIRAIRRRCPGVGVEVLIPDFKGSEAALQTVLDARPDLLNHNLETVPELYRTVRPQARYDQSLELLERAKARGAKTKTGIMVGLGETDEAVHALMRDVAGVNCDILTVGQYLQPTKKHLPVRKHYHPDEFARFKELGETYGIPHVESGPLVRSSYHAADQADSVGGGQPANGNGAHTAPGGGSEVGGPHPANGDGSDAAPGNGLLTIEPLGTSPG